In the Campylobacter sp. RM6914 genome, one interval contains:
- the bioD gene encoding dethiobiotin synthase, translating into MSKNLFITGTATDVGKTYVSGLITKALLKEGYKAGYFKPLASGNLRTPSGELEVGDVKFVKEISGTKQDVTSMNVYVYERAFSPHLAAKFEGNPPELNKILAKFDELKNEYEYLNIEGCGGAICPLRYDEVKIMQVDLIKALKCPVLIVADAGLGGINAAVLTSKYLREEGIEQKGFVLNKFDESNQIHIDNKFMIQELCALPVLFTITKQGQENCINSKKLAAVYE; encoded by the coding sequence ATGAGTAAAAATTTATTTATAACAGGCACGGCAACGGATGTAGGTAAGACCTACGTGAGCGGACTTATAACAAAGGCTTTGCTTAAAGAGGGTTATAAGGCGGGGTATTTTAAACCTCTTGCAAGCGGAAATTTACGCACACCTAGCGGTGAGCTTGAAGTAGGTGATGTTAAATTTGTAAAAGAGATCTCAGGCACCAAGCAAGATGTAACAAGCATGAATGTTTACGTATATGAAAGAGCTTTTTCTCCGCACTTAGCTGCCAAATTTGAGGGCAATCCGCCTGAGCTAAATAAAATTTTAGCTAAATTTGATGAACTAAAAAACGAGTATGAGTATCTAAATATAGAGGGTTGCGGCGGTGCTATCTGTCCGCTTAGATACGACGAAGTTAAGATCATGCAAGTAGATCTCATAAAAGCTTTAAAATGTCCCGTGTTAATCGTTGCCGATGCAGGACTTGGCGGCATCAATGCGGCAGTGCTAACAAGTAAATACCTGCGCGAAGAGGGCATAGAGCAAAAGGGCTTTGTGCTAAATAAATTTGACGAAAGCAACCAAATCCATATCGATAATAAATTTATGATACAAGAGCTTTGCGCTCTTCCGGTGCTTTTTACCATCACAAAACAAGGGCAAGAAAACTGTATAAATTCTAAAAAATTGGCGGCGGTATATGAGTGA
- the surE gene encoding 5'/3'-nucleotidase SurE has product MKEILITNDDGFEARGLHELALELKKLPDVNVTIVAPSAEKSACAHSLTLTKPLRFIKLDDGFFKLDDATPSDCVYLALHALYAKKPDLIISGINHGANLGEDITYSGTCGAAMEGVLQGVKSIAFSQFYQNDSIDVLGFDLAREVVKFIVSKVLNDEISLPPRQFLNVNIPAVSSKNFKGYAVVPVGNRTYATSASLNRNPRGVEYYWLGNAALDYIDSTQKTDLSEINAGFATITPIMLDMTAHDSLEHLRANLNV; this is encoded by the coding sequence TTGAAAGAAATTCTCATAACAAACGATGATGGATTTGAAGCAAGAGGGCTTCATGAGCTTGCTCTTGAGCTTAAAAAACTTCCTGACGTAAATGTAACCATAGTAGCGCCAAGTGCCGAAAAATCAGCCTGCGCACACTCTCTAACCCTCACAAAACCACTTAGATTTATAAAACTTGATGATGGATTTTTCAAGCTTGACGACGCAACGCCTAGCGACTGCGTATATCTTGCACTTCATGCACTTTATGCCAAAAAACCAGACCTCATAATCTCAGGCATAAACCACGGAGCAAATTTAGGAGAGGACATAACATACTCTGGAACGTGCGGTGCAGCCATGGAAGGGGTTTTGCAAGGTGTTAAAAGTATCGCATTTTCACAGTTTTATCAAAACGATAGCATAGACGTTTTAGGCTTTGACCTTGCAAGAGAAGTGGTAAAATTTATCGTTTCAAAGGTATTAAATGATGAAATTTCGCTTCCTCCAAGACAGTTTTTAAATGTAAATATCCCTGCCGTAAGCTCTAAGAATTTCAAAGGTTACGCTGTCGTTCCGGTTGGAAACCGCACCTATGCAACAAGTGCCAGTCTAAATCGCAACCCACGAGGAGTGGAGTATTACTGGCTTGGAAACGCCGCGCTTGATTATATAGACAGCACTCAAAAAACCGACCTAAGCGAGATAAATGCAGGTTTTGCAACCATAACTCCAATCATGCTTGATATGACGGCACACGATAGCCTAGAACACTTAAGAGCAAATTTAAATGTTTAA
- a CDS encoding tRNA threonylcarbamoyladenosine dehydratase encodes MDKIDRFTRSRWLFGDDFEKLKNAKILICGVGGVGGICVDALSRAGVGKIVIIDKDTFDITNQNRQIYSEATGAIKVDEFKKRYECIEAINELITPEFIQNFDFSEFDLVIDAIDDMSAKVALALKVGDKLIASMGGGKRIDATKVKVASIWKTSVDALARKYRYELRKAGFNGDFEVVFSTEEPRCKSLGSFMGVTAVFGLNLASLAVRKILSKA; translated from the coding sequence ATGGACAAGATAGATAGATTTACTCGCTCAAGATGGCTCTTTGGTGATGACTTTGAGAAGTTAAAAAATGCTAAAATTTTAATTTGTGGGGTTGGCGGAGTTGGCGGTATATGCGTTGACGCGCTATCTCGCGCTGGAGTTGGCAAGATAGTTATCATCGATAAAGATACCTTTGATATAACAAATCAAAACAGACAAATTTACAGCGAGGCTACAGGCGCTATAAAAGTAGATGAATTTAAAAAACGCTACGAATGCATAGAGGCGATAAATGAGCTTATCACGCCCGAATTTATACAAAATTTTGACTTTAGCGAATTTGACCTTGTTATAGACGCTATTGATGATATGAGCGCAAAAGTCGCCCTAGCGCTAAAGGTTGGCGATAAACTGATCGCTTCGATGGGAGGGGGCAAACGGATAGATGCCACAAAGGTTAAAGTAGCTTCGATTTGGAAAACAAGCGTTGATGCTTTGGCTAGAAAATACCGCTACGAGCTTAGGAAAGCCGGGTTTAACGGGGATTTTGAAGTGGTCTTTTCAACCGAAGAGCCGCGTTGTAAATCACTTGGAAGTTTTATGGGTGTTACGGCGGTTTTTGGACTAAATTTAGCCTCTCTCGCCGTTAGAAAAATTTTATCAAAAGCCTAA
- a CDS encoding MotE family protein yields MLRILFVVFVSLKFTFAYDIPVDCTQIFEARKAEILKEVERIDEERQALEAFRASTQAAYESSMAKLSKKEADINATMRVVDQKRREIDERVAQNEEILKELRTMTTDKVSESYAKMKDQSAADVLSQMSRAQAATIMYALEPKKISTVMAKMEPKVASEITILLTKGPPFVDEPKDVKFDAPAGNLLE; encoded by the coding sequence ATGCTTAGGATTTTATTTGTAGTTTTTGTTAGTCTGAAATTTACTTTTGCTTATGATATTCCTGTTGATTGCACACAAATTTTTGAAGCTAGAAAGGCTGAAATTTTAAAAGAGGTTGAGCGTATAGATGAGGAGCGCCAGGCTCTTGAGGCGTTTCGCGCTAGCACGCAAGCTGCTTATGAAAGCTCCATGGCAAAACTTAGCAAAAAAGAAGCGGACATAAATGCCACCATGAGAGTAGTTGATCAAAAACGTAGAGAGATCGATGAAAGAGTTGCACAAAACGAGGAAATTTTAAAAGAGCTTCGCACGATGACTACGGATAAAGTAAGCGAGTCTTATGCAAAGATGAAAGATCAGTCTGCAGCCGATGTTTTATCGCAGATGAGTAGGGCTCAGGCTGCAACGATAATGTATGCTTTAGAGCCTAAAAAGATTTCAACCGTTATGGCTAAAATGGAGCCAAAAGTTGCGTCTGAGATCACCATCCTTTTAACAAAAGGACCACCCTTTGTCGATGAGCCAAAGGATGTTAAATTTGATGCACCGGCTGGAAACTTACTCGAGTAA
- a CDS encoding flagellar export protein FliJ, translating into MKSKFTQVVRVKKQVLDKIEAKLVLARSNIVTCENNVLFATQTLSKFDMPRSGSASDLRQNLELLKIMRDELKGLKERLELAKKELIHLNHQHKNASLDYEKMKYLEQEDFKTEIKRVQREQSAALDEFAVMKFASRSNEAIKEVVDA; encoded by the coding sequence ATGAAAAGTAAATTTACTCAAGTCGTTCGCGTTAAAAAACAGGTTTTAGACAAGATCGAAGCCAAACTTGTCCTGGCTAGGTCAAATATCGTTACATGCGAGAACAACGTATTGTTTGCTACTCAAACATTAAGTAAATTTGACATGCCAAGAAGTGGTAGCGCAAGCGACTTGAGACAAAATTTAGAGCTTTTAAAGATAATGCGAGATGAGCTTAAGGGGCTAAAAGAGCGCTTGGAGCTAGCCAAGAAAGAGCTCATCCATCTAAACCACCAGCATAAAAACGCGAGTTTGGACTATGAAAAAATGAAATACCTTGAGCAAGAAGACTTTAAGACCGAGATAAAAAGAGTTCAAAGAGAGCAAAGTGCGGCTCTTGATGAGTTTGCCGTGATGAAATTTGCATCTAGGTCAAACGAGGCTATTAAAGAGGTTGTTGATGCTTAG
- a CDS encoding adenylosuccinate synthase, which produces MRKADLVVGIQWGDEGKGKIVDMLSQTYDMVCRSQGGHNAGHTIWVDGVRYALHLMPSGILHKNIINIIGNGVVVSPEVLISEMAQFDELEGRLYISDKAHLNLAHHGLIDQAKERLKGDKAIGTTGKGIGPTYADKISRTGHRVGELRDPDALCEALMRDFKANKDVFDALGIKTPDRQELLEELKRYKEVLEPYIANTTRIIWQAIDEGKKILLEGAQGTLLDIDHGTYPYVTSSNTISAGACTGLGLNPKEIGDVVGVIKAYTTRVGFGPFPTEDKTKAGDDMCDIGKEFGTTTGRRRRCGWFDAVSVKYSARLNAVDKFALMKLDVLDGFETVKICKAYQYNGETIDYVPTDLENATPIYEELEGWDSVKGISRYEDLPKNAIAYIERIEALTGVKVGLISTSPERSDTIIR; this is translated from the coding sequence ATGAGAAAAGCTGATTTGGTTGTCGGTATCCAATGGGGAGATGAAGGTAAGGGTAAGATAGTTGATATGCTATCACAAACTTACGATATGGTTTGTCGCTCTCAAGGCGGTCACAACGCCGGTCATACGATCTGGGTAGATGGCGTAAGATACGCTCTTCACCTTATGCCAAGCGGAATTTTGCATAAAAATATCATAAACATAATAGGCAACGGCGTTGTTGTAAGCCCTGAAGTTTTGATAAGCGAAATGGCGCAATTTGACGAACTTGAAGGAAGACTTTACATAAGTGATAAGGCACATTTAAATTTAGCTCATCACGGACTAATCGATCAAGCAAAAGAGCGTCTAAAAGGCGATAAGGCTATCGGAACTACAGGTAAAGGCATCGGACCTACTTATGCCGATAAGATAAGCCGCACGGGACATAGGGTTGGTGAGCTAAGAGATCCGGATGCTCTTTGTGAGGCGCTTATGCGTGATTTTAAGGCAAACAAAGACGTGTTTGACGCACTTGGTATCAAAACTCCTGATAGACAAGAGCTTTTGGAAGAGTTAAAAAGATACAAAGAGGTGCTTGAGCCGTATATCGCAAACACAACCCGCATTATATGGCAAGCGATCGATGAAGGTAAGAAAATTTTATTAGAGGGCGCTCAAGGAACTCTTCTTGATATTGATCACGGAACATATCCTTACGTAACTAGCTCAAACACTATAAGTGCCGGCGCTTGCACGGGACTTGGACTAAACCCAAAAGAGATAGGCGATGTTGTAGGAGTTATAAAGGCTTATACGACAAGAGTTGGCTTTGGACCGTTTCCTACCGAGGATAAGACAAAAGCCGGAGATGATATGTGTGATATCGGCAAGGAATTTGGCACTACAACCGGTCGTAGAAGGCGCTGCGGTTGGTTTGACGCCGTTAGTGTAAAATACTCTGCAAGACTAAACGCCGTAGATAAATTTGCACTTATGAAACTTGACGTGCTTGATGGATTTGAAACTGTTAAAATTTGCAAAGCATATCAATATAACGGCGAAACTATCGACTATGTTCCGACAGATCTTGAAAACGCAACTCCGATATATGAAGAGCTTGAGGGCTGGGACAGTGTTAAGGGTATATCAAGATATGAAGACCTTCCAAAAAATGCGATAGCTTATATCGAGCGTATAGAGGCATTAACGGGTGTTAAAGTAGGACTTATCTCTACAAGCCCTGAAAGAAGCGACACTATCATCAGATGA
- a CDS encoding ATP phosphoribosyltransferase regulatory subunit — protein sequence MRENTQNLNVYEHEIPIGSRLYFGKSAKVKREIEQKASEILTDEGFSEMVTPFFSYHQHLSVNATQLLRFSDHANHQISLRADSTVDVVRIALRRLKSDKGKKWFYIQPVFRYPSSEIYQIGAELIGESDLSISLKIVAKLLGELGLKPVLQVSNIEIPHTICEILNLSIDVFERGQIEQILAQDVDWLNRLALLKSPEEIDEVSKIVPKELVKPLTNLKELAKASEYENLRIVPLYYSKMRYYDKLFFRFLSQNSILAGGGNYEIDGAQSSGFAVYTDALIEQLID from the coding sequence ATGAGAGAAAACACACAAAATTTAAATGTCTATGAACATGAAATTCCTATCGGAAGTAGACTTTATTTTGGTAAAAGCGCAAAAGTAAAGAGAGAGATAGAGCAAAAGGCAAGTGAAATTTTGACCGATGAAGGCTTTAGTGAGATGGTAACGCCCTTTTTCTCTTATCACCAGCACTTAAGCGTAAATGCAACACAGCTTTTAAGATTTAGCGATCATGCCAACCACCAAATAAGTCTGCGTGCAGATAGCACCGTAGACGTAGTGCGCATAGCGCTTCGAAGGCTAAAAAGCGATAAAGGCAAGAAATGGTTTTATATACAGCCTGTTTTTCGATATCCAAGCTCTGAAATTTATCAAATAGGTGCTGAACTTATCGGAGAAAGTGACCTTTCTATCAGCTTAAAGATCGTTGCGAAACTTTTAGGCGAGCTTGGGCTAAAGCCGGTATTACAAGTAAGCAACATAGAAATTCCTCATACGATATGTGAAATTTTAAATTTATCCATAGATGTTTTTGAGCGCGGGCAGATAGAGCAAATTTTGGCTCAAGATGTTGATTGGTTAAATCGCCTAGCTCTTTTAAAATCACCCGAAGAGATCGACGAGGTAAGTAAAATTGTGCCAAAAGAGCTTGTAAAGCCGCTTACAAATTTAAAAGAACTTGCAAAGGCTTCGGAATATGAAAATTTAAGAATAGTTCCGCTATATTATTCAAAAATGAGATATTATGATAAGTTATTCTTTAGGTTTTTAAGCCAAAATTCGATACTTGCCGGCGGTGGAAACTACGAAATAGACGGCGCTCAAAGTAGTGGCTTTGCTGTTTATACTGATGCATTGATAGAACAATTAATTGATTAA